The following coding sequences lie in one Mesorhizobium sp. DCY119 genomic window:
- a CDS encoding flagellar motor switch protein FliG produces MTTALVNLTRAQKAAAILVAMGKPSASRLLKFFKQEELKALIEAARLLRTIPQGDLERIVAEFEAEFTEGAGLLDSGDQMDTIMNESLSAEEMDAIMGNGKKVAGPQGPPPVWPDLEKVEPERLGKFLASEHPQTSAVILSKLAPSVAANVLLALEKPQRGDIIRRMMSMTTVPEAATRIVENQLRTRVLSEGAKKDISVGQTRVASLLNEMDKSQLDEVMQGLEETGVSDLDGIRARLFSFDDIPLLAQKSRVVLFDGLSTELVTLCLRGASPEITEAVLSSIGARARRMIEAELGQEVDGISAAEVTKARRSVASTAIRMSLEGAFELPSTQHAA; encoded by the coding sequence ATGACGACGGCGCTTGTGAACCTGACGCGCGCGCAGAAAGCCGCAGCCATTCTGGTCGCGATGGGCAAGCCGTCGGCGAGCCGGCTCTTGAAATTCTTCAAGCAGGAAGAACTGAAGGCGCTGATCGAGGCCGCGCGGCTTTTGCGCACCATCCCGCAAGGCGACCTGGAGCGCATCGTCGCGGAGTTCGAGGCGGAATTCACCGAGGGTGCTGGCCTGCTCGATTCCGGCGACCAGATGGACACGATCATGAACGAGTCCCTCTCGGCCGAGGAGATGGATGCGATCATGGGCAACGGCAAGAAGGTGGCCGGTCCGCAAGGCCCGCCGCCGGTCTGGCCGGACCTGGAAAAGGTCGAACCGGAGCGGCTCGGGAAATTCCTCGCCAGCGAACACCCGCAGACTTCGGCGGTCATCCTGTCCAAGCTGGCGCCTTCGGTCGCGGCCAATGTGCTGCTTGCGCTGGAGAAGCCGCAGCGTGGCGACATCATCCGGCGGATGATGTCGATGACGACCGTGCCCGAGGCCGCGACCCGCATCGTCGAGAACCAGTTGCGCACCCGCGTGCTCTCGGAAGGGGCGAAAAAGGACATATCGGTCGGTCAGACCCGCGTCGCCAGCCTGCTTAACGAGATGGACAAGTCGCAGCTCGACGAAGTCATGCAGGGTCTGGAAGAGACCGGCGTGAGCGATCTCGACGGCATCCGCGCGCGGCTGTTCTCCTTCGACGATATCCCGCTTCTGGCGCAGAAGTCGCGCGTGGTGCTGTTCGACGGCCTGTCCACGGAACTGGTGACGCTGTGCCTGCGCGGCGCATCGCCCGAGATCACGGAAGCGGTGCTGTCCTCGATCGGCGCGCGCGCGCGCCGCATGATCGAGGCCGAGCTTGGCCAGGAAGTCGACGGCATTTCGGCAGCCGAAGTGACGAAGGCACGCCGCAGCGTCGCGTCCACCGCCATCCGCATGTCGCTCGAGGGCGCCTTCGAGCTTCCGTCGACGCAGCACGCTGCCTGA
- the flhB gene encoding flagellar biosynthesis protein FlhB, whose protein sequence is MSEGADKESKTEEATEKKIRDTVEKGKLPVSKETGLLASFVAILIFAVFFAQDSISQLGMFLSIFLEKPEAWPLSTAPDVIELYQVVFIEIAKILGILMVLLVVAGVGASVLQNMPQFVGERIRPQAERISLSKGWTRLFGIQGFVEFLKSLGKLGFVTLVLVFTLSGDIRLLLSGMITQPAAYALTMRSIGIDIIVSIVFVMGLIAAVDLVWSRFHWRQDLRMTRQEVKDEMKQSEGDPIVKSRLRSLGRDRARRRMMDAVPRATLIIANPTHYSIALRYVRDEDAAPMVLAKGQDLVALKIREIAEEHGIPIFEDVALARSMYKQVSVDSVIPAKFYQAVAELVRIVYGNKVPRKGIS, encoded by the coding sequence TTGTCCGAGGGCGCCGACAAAGAAAGCAAAACAGAAGAAGCCACAGAGAAGAAGATCCGTGACACCGTCGAAAAGGGCAAGCTGCCCGTTTCGAAGGAAACCGGACTTCTGGCCTCGTTCGTCGCCATACTGATCTTTGCCGTGTTCTTCGCGCAGGACAGCATCAGCCAACTCGGCATGTTCCTGTCGATCTTCCTGGAGAAACCGGAAGCCTGGCCGCTTTCGACGGCGCCGGATGTGATCGAGCTTTATCAGGTGGTGTTCATCGAGATTGCCAAGATTCTCGGCATCCTGATGGTGCTTCTGGTGGTTGCCGGCGTCGGTGCTTCGGTGTTGCAGAACATGCCGCAATTCGTGGGCGAGCGCATACGCCCGCAAGCCGAGCGCATATCGCTGAGCAAGGGTTGGACCCGCCTGTTCGGCATACAGGGCTTCGTCGAGTTCCTGAAATCGCTCGGCAAGCTGGGTTTCGTGACGCTGGTGCTGGTCTTTACGCTCAGCGGCGATATTCGCCTGCTGCTTTCCGGCATGATCACCCAGCCCGCCGCGTATGCCCTGACCATGCGTTCCATCGGCATCGACATCATCGTCTCGATCGTCTTCGTCATGGGGCTGATCGCGGCGGTCGACCTTGTGTGGTCGCGCTTCCACTGGCGCCAGGACCTGCGCATGACCAGGCAGGAGGTCAAGGACGAGATGAAGCAGTCGGAAGGCGATCCGATCGTCAAGTCGCGCCTGCGCTCGCTCGGCCGCGACCGGGCACGGCGGCGCATGATGGACGCGGTGCCGCGTGCCACGCTGATCATCGCCAACCCGACCCATTATTCGATCGCGCTGAGATATGTCCGCGACGAGGACGCGGCCCCGATGGTTCTTGCCAAGGGGCAGGATCTGGTGGCGCTGAAAATCCGCGAGATCGCCGAGGAACACGGCATTCCGATCTTCGAGGACGTGGCTCTGGCCCGCTCCATGTACAAGCAAGTTTCGGTGGATAGTGTGATACCGGCTAAATTCTACCAAGCCGTCGCCGAACTGGTTCGCATCGTTTACGGCAACAAGGTGCCGCGCAAAGGGATCTCATGA
- a CDS encoding helix-turn-helix transcriptional regulator: MTQAAAAKAADVLLGIRRNPFGANVPGSETHPAVTIPDAVRRCRWIAVDINATGFGLFLVSPSMERARLVPCFDSDYPRVSLHTKFVSGSNGEDLVQHTRVSSLPCWWSSDARSASASTLAALDWAGKISPLVPDSSGIAFPVYAERGQCGLVIFYGADISLPPEQLHEIHARCFALFSAVAVMRPGDSGKVPSISKRELECLKLTANGFTSEDIAKLLKLSVHTANQYLTNTTQKLNAVNRMHAVAKALRMGLIE, translated from the coding sequence TTGACACAGGCAGCGGCGGCAAAGGCAGCGGACGTGTTGCTCGGCATCAGAAGAAACCCTTTTGGCGCCAACGTACCGGGCTCGGAGACGCATCCAGCCGTCACCATTCCCGACGCCGTGCGGCGTTGCCGCTGGATCGCCGTCGATATCAACGCCACCGGCTTTGGGCTGTTTCTCGTCAGCCCGTCCATGGAGCGGGCGCGCCTGGTTCCATGCTTCGATTCCGACTATCCGCGCGTATCGCTGCACACGAAATTCGTCTCCGGCAGCAATGGCGAGGATCTGGTGCAGCACACCCGCGTCTCCAGCCTGCCATGCTGGTGGAGCAGCGACGCGCGCTCGGCATCGGCAAGCACTCTGGCCGCGCTCGACTGGGCCGGGAAAATTTCACCTCTGGTGCCGGACAGTTCCGGCATAGCCTTCCCCGTTTATGCCGAGCGCGGCCAATGCGGGCTGGTGATCTTCTACGGCGCCGATATCAGCCTGCCGCCGGAGCAGCTTCACGAAATCCATGCCCGCTGCTTTGCGCTCTTCAGTGCCGTCGCGGTGATGCGGCCCGGCGACAGCGGCAAGGTGCCGTCGATCTCGAAACGCGAACTGGAATGCCTCAAGCTGACAGCCAACGGCTTCACCAGCGAAGACATCGCCAAGCTGCTGAAATTGTCGGTGCACACCGCCAACCAGTATCTCACCAACACCACGCAGAAGCTGAACGCCGTCAACCGCATGCACGCGGTGGCAAAGGCGCTGCGGATGGGATTGATCGAATGA
- a CDS encoding helix-turn-helix transcriptional regulator yields the protein MTSLAEQHQDTGVAAVKLTSRGDLTGFLMQLTATIGADSYMLVAILHDQDKSDARILASNWIYDAIELAGHQLIANLATSALAVAPGIRPRGIVSAHAPALDGMLSGEDAKLLHVLGHCEIYALKLNVGRQRLFILFSAAVPGQIDIGALMRAQVECCYALSQAPALVAAASMQDPLSDRERECLFWVSEGKTTDEVAVILGVSSNTVNSYITHAIRKFSASNRAMAVATAIRSGII from the coding sequence ATGACAAGTCTAGCCGAGCAGCATCAGGATACCGGGGTAGCCGCCGTCAAATTGACATCGCGCGGTGACCTGACCGGTTTTCTCATGCAGCTCACGGCCACCATCGGCGCCGACAGCTACATGCTGGTCGCCATCCTGCACGACCAGGACAAGAGCGATGCGCGCATACTCGCCTCCAACTGGATCTACGACGCGATCGAACTCGCCGGGCATCAGCTGATCGCAAATCTCGCAACGAGCGCGCTTGCGGTTGCTCCCGGCATCAGGCCGCGCGGCATCGTCAGCGCGCACGCCCCTGCACTCGACGGCATGCTGAGCGGCGAGGACGCCAAGCTCCTTCACGTGCTCGGCCACTGCGAAATCTATGCGCTGAAACTCAATGTCGGCCGCCAGCGCCTGTTCATCCTCTTTTCCGCGGCCGTTCCTGGCCAGATCGACATCGGCGCGCTGATGAGGGCGCAGGTCGAGTGCTGCTATGCGCTCTCGCAGGCGCCGGCGCTGGTCGCGGCAGCCTCCATGCAGGATCCTCTTTCGGACCGCGAGCGCGAATGCCTGTTCTGGGTATCGGAAGGCAAGACCACGGACGAGGTGGCGGTGATCCTCGGCGTCTCGTCCAACACGGTCAACAGCTACATCACCCATGCGATCCGGAAGTTCTCGGCCAGCAACCGCGCCATGGCGGTGGCAACCGCAATCAGGAGCGGCATCATTTGA